ataataataataataataataataataataataattccatcaattatttaattaaattaacatcatctaatattaaataattaaataattattaactaatattattCAATTAATCTTACTCACCACACTACCAAATTTTACACTTTTGCTCACACACCCTTAACACCTTAATTCTATTCTTAATGCCACTATCCCACACCAAGGGTACCCCAATTACaccaaaacaccaaataatatcaCACAATCACCAAATACCACATAGTTAAATCacggaaaataaataaaataagtcgAAACATTACAACCGACACCATGTTTTGCCACTCGAAATTGACACAACCACTTAGAGGTGTACACAATTtaatgaagaagataatgagagATAACTTAGGTGTGCCACTGACCTAACTAACAAAACCCGAGAGATCGCCCACATCAGAGAATTAGCCGCAAAATAAAAGGCCGCCAAAAGATACAATTTTAAAGTGGTTCCAAGAGAAATGCAAGAAGGCGAGCTCGTGCTTAGGCAAATAGCCATGGTTGCTCGGTTGATAAAATTGCAACCTTACTAGGAAGGTCTATATCGGATATGCTACCACACGATGCCTTCATGTTCGAGGAGCTAAATGGAAAACTTATCCATagaaattaaaactcaattaacCTGAGATATTATACAGTTAACTATTTATTGTTTTATATGTAATAAGGCGAGAGACTTTAACCTACCCGTATATGAACTCTCTCAAAGTCATGCTTTTTGTTATTAGAGAGATGGTAACACTCTTTTCGCTTACAAAGGTGGGGGATTTTAATGAGGCATAATTTCTTCTTAGTTGTATAATGTCATGGTTTAAATATACTCCCTCCGATctcaaatataagaaaaaaattctatagtctcaaatataagcaaaaaaatctataattattACATTCAATGTCATTATTACAAATACATCTCtataattttttacattttaatattTACAACGATTTTCAAAGTAATAAATATGGATAAAATTAGAAAGAGTGTAAAAATTAAATGCACTGAAACATTCTTCTTAAAGGGTGAACTTTTTTACAAATTTACTTATATATGAAACTGGAGAGAGTATTGTCTGTTTTCACAAAATGATCTTTGTTATCCTACGAAGCATCTATATGTTAGATCTTCAGTAAAAAATTCTTACAACCCTAAAGATTTCTTTTTGCCCTACAAACAATCATATGCAAATATATGATTTAGCAATTTCTTCTTGATAAATATCGGAAgtactaatttaattttaaacaagAAAATTTCATAagttctaaataaataaaaaaaatactatatcAATCCCTGCAAAGGAATAGAAActatatttttcatatttgaaaaaaaaacaagttttcatttgttttttttaattaaaataagaatttaattgaaatacactcTAACAGTTAATTACAACCGTTGATAAATTAGTAATgtatgacttttattttaattttttaaagtaatacaattgaataaTCATGatataataatgataaatttttttacactttcACTTTCAGTGCATATCAATTaaacttttaatataaatttatgaatCAAATATCTCCAACTTTTAAAGGTCTCAAATACATTTTCTTTCCTTGATGCCCTTTTACATAACACATATACTTCAAAATcacaattaaaaaaagaaataaaagaaaataaattgatttactAAAGAGTTAATAGAATGATTAGCTTATTCTATTAAAGATGTAAAAGAAAAgtaatacaataataataataataatcataaaatttgaaatatatcaattaattaaatacctAATATAAATATCTCAACAACAGGTGTCAtttgttattttaaaatatattttaaagattTATATTAgtgtataataaataaataaaagagtaaAAAAAACACTTTGAATAACATAATCATATAAAACCAAAGAAATAGTAGTGCTACTGCTAGAGTTTTTCTGTTGTTGTTACATAATAATAGTACTAGAGTCTAGAATTTCAGGAGTAAAGTTAAGCATAGTATAGTGTTGGTGTTGTTTAATGAAAATTGAAAATGTGTGTGAAGCATATGACCCAACAACAGTAGCAAAACAAACACCACCACCACAAACTTCAATAACAAAACACTTCCAATTTCATTTCTTCTTTCTTCCCATCAACAATCCCAACAACACTCACATTtctctcaacaatgacaaaatcACCAAAAACAACCTGCGACCAAAACTCCAACATGAATCTCCTCCTAGTATTATTCCCACAAACCTCTTCaccttcttgttcttcttcaccTTCACCATCATCAAAATCTCTCATAATCTCCAAAGCTCAATCCACTATCTCAATCTGCGCTCTCCTCCTCTTCACAACGCTCCTTCTCTTCACCCTCTCCACTCTCCCCAACACCTCTCCACCATCCCCTTCACGACGCCGTTTCCTCCtccacaaccaccataaccaccacAACTTCGCCCTCCAGAAAATGGGTACCCTCTACCTCCGTGGAACCAGACCCATGTCTGATCTCCTCATCTCCCACGTCTCAGACGAAACCACCCACGACGACTTTCGCTTCTTCCTCAGACTCCTCCATCGCTCCACTATCGTTTCCTCAACCGACGTCGTTTTCATCTTCTCTTCACCTTCTTCAACTTCATCTTTCTCTCCTATTATTCAACAAGAGAATCACTCTTTCACAAAACTCCTTCACTCCAACAATAACACATTTTTCAACAATTCTCGGTTTTTACACAAGGGAAACAATCACATTGGAGAAACATTATGGGGAAACAAATTGAAAACTCTCAACAATGTTACTGCTGGTTCTACTTCACTGAGTTATGGATCGGTACTGAGTTTCGACGCAACTGAACTCGACCCGGAAAACTCGCTATCCGGGTTTCTCGACCGAGTTCCGTTCACTCTCCGACGCTGGGCGTGTTACCCAATGCTACTAGGCCGTGTCAGACGCAACTTCAAACACGTGATGCTAGTAGACACCAAAAGCGTTTTGATACTCCGTGACCCGTTTAGCCGAGTCAAGAATCGTAGTCCAGAATCGGTTCTCCTCTTCAACAAACACGGCAAGAAGACTCAATCAACTCAGCGCGCGGTTCTACCCTCTGTCATCATAGGCGGAGCTCGCGGGGTTCGACGGTTGTCTAATGCGGTAATGGTCGAGATCGTTCGGGCCGCGACTCAGCATAGGAAGAAGAAGAACTCGGTTTCTGAGTCCTCTGTTCTGAGTCAACTCGCGAGTAACGAGTTTCTCTTGAGAAGTAAGAATGTTGAGTTAATTGTGTTGAACGAGTTGGTTCCGGAAGCGAGTTCACTCAGTGGACACAATCACGCAATAATTCAACGCGGTAATGGTAATCATGATTTTAATTCTGTTATTAAGAAGCAAATTTGTTCGTCGGTGGTAGATTCTTCTGTTTATAGAGATTGTTAATtagttacaaaaaaaataaataataaaaaaaatcacatttattatttttttaaaattttaatttcactCTGCTGTATGTGAAGTTGTAGTAATTGTACATTGGAATTACATTTTTGTATTCTTTCACTTTAAAAGTTATAAACTGTCATGTGTTTATGAACAGAGTTAATACAAGATTTTGACCATGCAATGCAAGATATATTTACATTATTCTATAGTATTGATTATATTTATGTCTAAAGTTATTATTAGAACATGCCAAAATATTGTTCTCAAtcattataatttgattttggaaCTTTGTTTGTtaggtttattttttatttattggaaATTGGTTGTTTGATGAAAATAAGAAGACATGAAATGTAAGAAAAATGGAAGAAAGTTAATGTTGGGGAACAGGTGAGTTGTGAAAGGCATTGATGAGTGCATGTGCTTGAGAGATCTTTTGGCTCCAGCAGCGTACGCGTTTGCAATTAATGTATTTAAGCATTAAGCGAtaagcaatttttttaaaatttgcgcGGCTGGAAAAAGTTAAAAGTGCGGTTAAACGTGCTTATTACGCAGCTAAACTGGGCTAAATTAACTTCGTGCAGCGTTAAAGCAGATTATTTTGGGGTATTTTAATTGGCAAATGGATGAAATGGGAAAGTTGAGAAGTGTGCATTTTGATGTGGGGTGTTTGTTTGTTCCTTccaatgttgtttttttttctttggttAATAAAGGGTGCCAATATTGAAGGGATCATAGCTGGTCATTGACTTTCTAGTTTCTACATTTTTATGGTAACTTGCAAGTGAAGCTACTGTCTCGTTggaattttttctttatttatttttctttcttcttttcaataAAGAGTAGTAGTAAGCATTTACTTTTTGATAAGGCGTGGTGGTAATTGTTGATTTCAATGTGTTTTCATGATAGAAGAGAATGTGATTCCTAGCATATTTGGAAAGTGCGGTTAGAGTTTCCTTATTTTGTAGTGCCCACTAGGCGCACTACACCACCATCACCATAGTTAAAAAATTAATGgacaatgtttttttaaaatatttttttactattaACCTTTCTAGTAGCGGTTACTTTCTCCTAATTTTATTCTTtacttactattttttttattctttatgttaggattttttttttttaatgatgagaGATTAAGGGATAGAAGTGTTGAATTCTCAATTGGTGTCTTATTTCTGGAATCTCATTTTAGTATTAGAACTGGTGATTTATGATAACAGTATTTGcttatcaaaacaacaaaaaatcagTTCATTTGTGGCTCTTAATAGGGAGAGAAGTGAACAGATTGTGAAAGCGAAGGAACAGTGCGTTGAAGGTTTGACTTTGTATGCTTTCCAAATGGTCAATCATCGTTTCCTTTTCTTGGTGAAAGCCAATTAATCACCGACACCAACATTATTGTCCCACCACACAATTCATACAGCAAAATATGTACAGTAAATTCTTTCACATCCtcttaataacaaaaaaaaaaaatcaaatattaattcATGTCTAAAATTAGTTAatgttaaaaattataatttgatgTTCTATCGAAAGTTAGAATATGACTGTGTCGAAGTGGTTAGTTGATGGTGTAGGAATTACCTGTATTGGATAGAGTTGAATACAACATTTAGATATtgtgttacaattttttttttataaaaacaaaatcaaCTCATTTCATTCAACACATGatgttcaatacaaggaggaattaaatTTATAACACTATGTCTAGCCATGAATTGGTTGCCTTCGCAAGGGAGTGGGCAACCGAATTCACTTGACGTTTTATGAACTTCACCTCGAAGTTGGGAAATATATGTAATAAGCTTCTAATAGACATAACAATAAACTAAATTCAGAGTCACCCTTATGGTTAGAGTGGATGACTTGAACCACCTGTTGAGCGTCGCTTTCGAAAATAACATTATCCAAGTGCATATCTATAACTCCTTCGATAGCTTCTTTTAAAGCCGAAGCTTCTGCTTCAAGGATGGAGAGGGTACCAATATCCCAAGCAACACCTGCAACAATGAAATTTACGCTTTTATCCCGCACACACCAACCTCTATTAGTAGTCCCCAAATGATTATTAAACCCCGCATCTACGTTGCATTTTAACCACCCTTCTGTTGGTGGGTTCCAATTTGTGACATTATGATGACTATCCTCACTTCCTGGTTTCCTTTGCGCCGTAAACCAATCCTGCCAATTATGAAATGCAATCATACCCAGTTTATTTGCTTCCTCTTTCTCGTTATGCCAAATATAATCATTTCGATTCTTCCAAATCACATCCATCATAACTGCAAAGCTACCAGCATCTTTCCTATCCTCCGAACTACAAATATCAAGAGTAAGAGATTTTACATCGCTAAAAGAGTGTAAACGGGGTTCAAGGATATTTGATAAACCTGCTGTCCCCCAACACTGAATAGATGCAGCACAATCAAAGAGCACATGCCAATCATCTTCATCACGATTCTCACAGAATTGACAAACTGATGGGCAAGGTACAAAATGTTGACGAAGTTTAATACGAGTTGGTAAACAACCCTTACAAATTCTCCACAACAGGTGTTTGGTTCTAGATGGGGCTTTAATGTTCCAAAGGCTACTCCAATCCTCCTGCCTATTATCATCATTTTTCCGCATCAACGAATTCCTCCACAGCTTATAACCAAATCGCACACTATACACCCCATTCTGCTCTTCTTTCCAAACCAATCTATCTACTACCACATCTTTCAATAAAGGAACCTGTAAAATGTCATCAATAGCTGCAAGGTCAAATAAATCCCGAATCAACCACTCGTCCCATTGTTTCTCACTTGGCAACATAAGTTGTTTATCAGTAATATCATAAATACCTTGCTTTTGGGGCCCCATGAGACAACCTTCTTTTTTACCCCTAAGCCAAGGTTCGTTCATCACCATAATTTGACTTCCATCTCCTATGCTCCACCTGCATCCTAAAGTTAAGACATATCGTGCTTTCCACATACTTCTCTACACAAAACTAGGATTATACCCAATATTAGCATCAAGGAAAGAAGTTTTAGGGTAAtaccttgctttgaagattcttgaTATAAGAGCGTGAGTTCTAGTCATAAGGTTCCACCCTTGTTTAGCGACCATTGCCATATTGAAAGCTTTGAGATCTCTAAACTCCAAACCACCTTCCTTCTTGGTACATGTTAACTTCTCCCACGACATCCATCTAATCCCACGAGAATTATTATTACCACCTCCCCACCAAAAagaattcatcatcttctcaaTGTCATTAATGGTCCCATCCGGTAGGATAAAGATACTCATAATATAGGCTGGGATAGATTGAAGAACGGATTTGACCATGATTTCCTTCCTTGCGTTTGATAAAGATCTACCCCGCCAAGAGTTAATCTTCTTCCAAATACGATCTTTGATATATGAAAAAGTGGCCTTTTTACTTCTTCCTATCATCGAAGGCAAACCTAGATAACTCCCGGTCCCCATAACATGTCGGACTCCCATAATCCTAGCAACATCCTCCTGTGCCGGACTCCCATAACATGTCAGAATCTGAGTAAACCGACACAGGAGGATGTTGCTAGGATGTTGTGttacaattaaaatataattttgtgttgtaATTGGACTTGGGTTGTGAGTTTGAACCTGAGCATTGATAGCCTATAAATAGGCATAATTTGTATAGTTTCATGTACAATTATTTATAACAGCAATAACAACTTTTTAGTTTATCGTTTTgcctatttttttctcttctttttctctcatCTTTCTTGAAAACCCTTTTGTCCCAACAAATTGGTATCAAGGAGATCGGGTTGCGATTCTAAGAGAATCTGTACTAGCAAACAGAACAAcaatgtaacaccctatttttattagattttatttaattaggattatttgatatttgataattgtttgtgtgtttatttaattattgttgagcaataattatttaattgggtggcaatatgttatttagctaattaatacatggtagaattttatttgaaattagttaaatgggcttagttgagtgagaaagagtattaggtgggttaagcccaatgagataatgagagttagaagagaattttatgagttaacctaaattagatagaaagatagaaagaaaagtagagaagagaaaagaggcaaaagagtagaagagagaagagaagaggattgtagatttcttgaagttagaaggagaaaattcaagaggtaagggtttgaatacaaattcttgtagaatctatgattgggtaatgttgtatgtgttaAAACATGGGATTTTACTTTGAGTATTTTCATAATCCATGAGATTTGTattgtttgatgttgtttatgcttggaatgggtagaaataacatgtaattcatgattctttacttgattctatgggtgggttttgatttataacatgttggatgaaaagaatgtaaAAACCTAACTTTGGGATTTGGGTGTAATTCATGGATTTGCATAATTAATGAAACTTtgatgaatctaaggatacataTGGGTTATGTGTATGATAGGTATGTGAAATTCGTGTGCAAATAATAAACTGAACTGTGAATTGAGTGATGAAATAAAAAAGAGGGAACTGTGCTGAGTTTACAGAGAAAATTCACTTCTGCGCTGTGTTCGCGACGCGAACGAAaggtggcggcgcgaactgaatgaattctgaaatgatttggttctgccttgtacttcgcggcgcgcacatgtggatgcggcgcgaactgaatgcaTTTTTTAAATACATTGCTTCTGTCTgttacttcgcggcgcgaccaagggttggcggcgcgaactatattcaaaaatattttcttgtttgtttaagaCTTGACTTGCATACCTATTACTTCTATGTGTTCAATATGTGTTATTAATTGACTAAATAACATGGGTGAGGTGTAAttgaatgtattatgtaatggaatgctaaatgataattgtgttgagattggattgaattgcatgttgtgtaatgttgtgcaaggttGGAAGATGTGAtcgtgtagtttaagagatagagagatcgtcttaaatgcatgagtcttgttttgttgcacacgtacacaagcatgagtctttgaaagtggcaatgttgggtaatctcgcgaaggttatttacttgtcccaaacctaacgagtatggggtttgaaagcttaacgagtatggggctttgaggtggttatctagtctagagagaatgacaatcggcatgaccggaaatgataacagagggatccacatgtatatcgcatagagtcacacttgagtcgcacgtgtcggtgtgaaatgttgttatgtgtgattatgtggtatgaatgtgtggatgcgaatttgattgatatgcatgtatgtggaatgatgaatcattttatatgaattagagaatgtgatgagaatgagatatatgtgattaatacatatttgatgtgaaatgtgaaatatatatgtatgagtgatatatgtgtatatatgtaaattgtcaatatatgaggttgtgaattaaTGGTGATGACTAATTGTgttgaacatgttaactttatattggagataaatacatgttttgtgaagagtgatgaattcttgaaatgtatgcttacttatgttgcatttcccatttttatattttctatttagaatttgaattctcacccttctgtttgaatgttatccttcgttgttaacgtgcaggttccgacgagtagtagcttgtccgaggagctcctgagtttgttattggattaggtagcgagtcatatgctctgatcatgtaacacttgggggggggggattttatttagacttatgcttatgtttggatattgctattccctatgtttgttggatattcggatgtatttgtttgagatctcggatatgttgtttgATGGCTATGTGGCTaagattgtggatttaaatgttaattcgaaattggtagatgaatatagtatgggatatattcattgaaatttcaatagcaattcaattgttttttccgcaagcgtttatgcataatgtatgaaagcatgagatttacattgtgttacaaatatgatctttgcatattaagattgttggatgttttgctttaggttttcattgtgatgaaaataacatgtgactcccttttccttatgcatgattactctgtgtgattgaatgatatatttggggttagaaaaggggtgttacaaacaaCATCAACGCAATTTCCAATGAATCTACCAGTTTTCAAATGTGAGAACTACGGATGGTGGGTTGTGCAGATGAAGGTCGTCTTCAAATTTCAAGATGTGTCTGAAATCATGAACGATGTAGTACCGAAAGTGTAAGCAAATATTGATGATAAACAGAAGGTTGCACACAAGGATAAAAGGAACAAAGATGGAAAAGCTATGTTTTTGATTCACCAGTGTGTGGATTCTAACGTGTTTGATAAGATAATTGAAgaggaaacaacaaaaggagTGTGGGACAAGTTGAAAAACTTGTACGACAGAGATGAAAAACTGAAAAGTGTGAAGTTGCAGACGTTGATAAAGCAATTCGAGATGACTCAGATGAAGGAAGATGAATCATTCTTTGATTATCTTTCATGCGTGGTGTTGTTGACAACCAGATGAAGGCATGTGGTGAATCAGTCAACGATTTGTAGAAGATTGAGAAAGTGTTGAGATCTCTGATTGTAAATTTTGATTACATTGTAGTGTCAATTGAAGAGTCTAAGAACCTAGTTGAGATAAAGTTGGAATAACTTCAAGCTTCATTGGAGGCTCATTAGATGAGGTTGAAGCAGGGGAATTTAGAAAGGGAGAAGGTAGCTGAACAGGCACTACAAGTAAGATTCACCAAGAAATATGGAAAAGAGAACGCGAAGCAGGGACAAAATCTTGCTAATGATGAGAAGTCAAGCAAGAATTCAAAGAATCATCCTAAATCATCCAAGAAAGGCATGGGCAATAAGTATTTACGGAAGAAAGTTGACATGAAGGAGGTGGAGTATTACAACTGTCAGGGATTTGACCACTTTGCTCAAAATtgtcaaagaaaaaagaaagcacAAGCGAAAGATAAAGATGAAGCGTAACATGTACTTGCTGGAGATAGTGATTCTAATGATGTGCTACTTGCCAAAGGATACAACATGAAACTTGAAAAGCATTAGATGAAGGTATATGATGGTAATGAGAGGTAATTCTAAAGGCACCATTGGcagacaacaaaaccttcaaaTTAGAGATCAACATGGATGATCACAAGTGTCTTGTTTCGAATGTAGAAGAAGACAAGATTTGGCTATGGCACCACAAGTATGGACATCTAAACTTTAGAAGTTTAGGAATGCTTAACCAGAAGAATATGATGTATGGCGTACCTCAGGTAAAATAACCAAGTCAGGTGTATAAGGAATgctgcaaagaaaagaaagccaGAAAGGCATTCAATCATGACTTGCCTATAAAGTCAAAAGAAAAGCTAGAGATTATTCATTCTGACGTATGTGGACCATTTGAAGTTAGGTCGAATGGAGGTAATTGTTACTTTCTAACTTTCATCGATGAATTCACCAGATATATGTGGATTTATCTTATTGAAAGGAAAAGTGAGGTATTCACACAGTTCAAGAAGTTTAAATTGCATGTTGAGAATCAAAGTGGATGCAAGTTAAAGAAActgagaactgatggtggtggtGAATACACCTCTATAGAATTTGCTAAGTTCTGCAATGAGGAAAGTATAAATTACGAGGTCATTGCACCTATACTCCTCAATATAATGGTATAACTGAGAGGAAAAATTGAAGTATATTGAACATGGCGAAAAGTATGTTAAAAGCTAAAGAAATGCCAAAGAGATTTTGGGGAGAAGTAGTTTCGACAATAGCTTACATACTAAATATATGTCCAACGAAGAAGTTGATCGATAGGACACCTTATGAGGCTTAGACAGGGTCGAAGCCGAATGTTAGTCATCTTAGAATGTTTGGATCAATGTGTTTTAGGCATGTACCTGAGCAATTAGGGAAGAAGATAGATGATCAAAGTCAGACCATGATGCTAATAGATTATCATTCGACTGGTGCATACAAGTTGTATTCGCCAAATGATGATAAATTAGTCATTAGTCGAGATGTTCTGGTAGACGGAAGCAAAAGGTGGAACTGGACTCAGTAAAAAGGGGAATAAGATACATTCATAATTgtatttgaagatgaagattaacATGGAAAAATTTCAAAAGGTCGATTAGAACGAAAATTGAGTCAACAAGGCTAGCTGGATCTACGAGATTTCTAGATCAAGCAGTTGATGCAAATTGTGACTTAATAGTAGAAACGATGATGATGGATGAAACAGAACCAATTAATTTGGATCAAGCCATGAATGATTCGAACTGGTGTGAAGCCAAGAAAAAAGAACTCAAGGAATCGAAAAGAATAAGACCTAGGAACTTGTCGAAAGAGCTAGCAAGAAGTCAATTGATATGCAGTGAGACTACAAGCTGAAGCGAAGGCCAAATGGTGAGATTTCCAAGCATAAGACAAGACTAGTGGCGAGAGGCTTTCTGCAAAAACCTGGTATTAATTTCGATGAAGTCTACGCACCTGTTGCAAGGTTGGAGAGAATCAGAATTATAGTGTCAACAACTGCATACAGAGGGTGGAAGATACATCATTTAGATGTAAAATCAACAATTTTGAGTGGACCTTTGaaagaagaagtctatgtcagtTAACCACCAGGATTTGAAATCAAAGGGTAAGCGTCGAAGATGTACAAATTGAGGAAGTCTCTATATGGCTTGAAACAAGCCCCGAGGTTTTGGAACAAGATAATAGATAGCTTCCTGATCGAAGTAGGTTTCACAAAGCGTGTTTCTGAACATGGAGTGTATGTCAATGATGCTGATAGGTTCAGTCGAATCATTCTATGCATGTATGTAGATGATTTTCTAATTACAGGTGCATATGAAGCTGAGATAAGAAAAGTCAAGTCAAAGTTGATGCAAGAGTTTGAAATGTCTGGCCAAGGGAACTTATCATATTACTTAGGATGAAGTTCAAAGAGACAGGTGAAGGAGTATTCTTACACCAGAAGAAGTTTGCCAAAGATATCTTGAAAAGGTTCAAGATGAGCAATTGAATGCAACTTCC
The Vicia villosa cultivar HV-30 ecotype Madison, WI linkage group LG6, Vvil1.0, whole genome shotgun sequence genome window above contains:
- the LOC131610333 gene encoding uncharacterized protein LOC131610333, whose protein sequence is MTKSPKTTCDQNSNMNLLLVLFPQTSSPSCSSSPSPSSKSLIISKAQSTISICALLLFTTLLLFTLSTLPNTSPPSPSRRRFLLHNHHNHHNFALQKMGTLYLRGTRPMSDLLISHVSDETTHDDFRFFLRLLHRSTIVSSTDVVFIFSSPSSTSSFSPIIQQENHSFTKLLHSNNNTFFNNSRFLHKGNNHIGETLWGNKLKTLNNVTAGSTSLSYGSVLSFDATELDPENSLSGFLDRVPFTLRRWACYPMLLGRVRRNFKHVMLVDTKSVLILRDPFSRVKNRSPESVLLFNKHGKKTQSTQRAVLPSVIIGGARGVRRLSNAVMVEIVRAATQHRKKKNSVSESSVLSQLASNEFLLRSKNVELIVLNELVPEASSLSGHNHAIIQRGNGNHDFNSVIKKQICSSVVDSSVYRDC